A single region of the Hyphomonas adhaerens MHS-3 genome encodes:
- a CDS encoding sensor histidine kinase codes for MLPQKQRQRLRIIHLGWLAMVVAVACSILVSREKEALSFAWLGLASLPGLAGYLLLGPDRLLNQFAPSFLVITWTVFAAFALALSGAAMSPLAVLFVIAPLVALNLQNSSMAAEASIFGAGAYFVAILLSEIGILPMGETVPGFSSVARLLAFAALVICALLVWYLARGQEQRAAADQIQPVEVSHPAKATIPVPAGSGVLLLDVTPDGMIRGADGDKLGLPAIGAGTLLRDVLDPATPPATLQGPSPMAGEATLVSGRKVGFCATPYEGGTHLVLIDRQSQDEKVPPVDAETHARDAVRQRTAFFASLGHDLKTPLNAIIGYADMMRHGVRGPLPEAYQDYPAIIHDSGQELLLMVEDMLDLARADAERYRLEPEPVDLTASAQSVLRQLENQAERAGVKLRLKADEEVWAQADARAVRQIWQNLVSNAIKYSNSDSAVVLDAEISGNAAILSVTDKGAGMSEDDVRLALEPFSQGGNARGVKGTGLGLAVVKRFAEMHGGQIDIRSAPGKGTRVTVTLPCAQDADIDPMGDAAQ; via the coding sequence ATGTTGCCCCAAAAGCAGCGTCAGAGATTACGAATTATCCATCTTGGCTGGCTGGCCATGGTGGTCGCGGTTGCCTGTTCTATTCTCGTATCACGCGAAAAAGAAGCATTGTCGTTCGCTTGGCTGGGGTTGGCCTCCCTCCCGGGACTGGCGGGTTATCTGTTGCTTGGGCCTGACCGGCTCCTGAACCAATTTGCCCCGTCTTTTCTGGTGATTACGTGGACTGTGTTCGCCGCGTTTGCCCTCGCGCTGAGCGGTGCGGCGATGTCTCCGCTGGCCGTTCTTTTCGTGATCGCGCCGCTTGTCGCGCTCAACCTCCAAAACTCCAGCATGGCGGCCGAAGCGTCGATCTTCGGGGCCGGGGCTTATTTCGTGGCGATTCTGTTGTCCGAAATCGGGATTCTGCCAATGGGGGAGACCGTTCCGGGCTTCTCCAGCGTCGCCCGGCTGCTGGCTTTTGCAGCGCTTGTCATCTGCGCGCTGCTGGTCTGGTACCTGGCCCGCGGTCAGGAACAGCGCGCCGCAGCCGACCAGATCCAGCCTGTCGAGGTTTCCCATCCCGCGAAGGCGACCATACCGGTTCCGGCGGGGTCCGGCGTTCTCCTTCTGGACGTGACGCCTGACGGAATGATCCGCGGCGCTGACGGCGACAAGCTCGGCCTGCCGGCGATTGGCGCGGGCACGCTGTTGCGCGATGTCCTTGATCCGGCGACACCGCCTGCAACGCTTCAGGGGCCATCCCCGATGGCGGGTGAGGCGACGCTTGTCAGCGGCCGCAAGGTCGGGTTCTGCGCCACGCCATATGAAGGCGGCACGCATCTGGTGCTGATCGACCGCCAGTCACAGGACGAGAAAGTCCCGCCTGTCGATGCCGAAACGCATGCGCGCGACGCCGTTCGCCAGCGCACCGCGTTCTTTGCCTCGCTGGGGCATGACCTGAAAACACCGCTGAATGCCATCATCGGCTATGCTGACATGATGCGCCACGGCGTCCGCGGGCCGCTGCCGGAAGCCTATCAGGACTATCCGGCCATCATTCATGACAGCGGGCAGGAACTGCTCCTCATGGTCGAGGATATGCTGGACCTCGCCCGTGCGGATGCCGAACGCTACCGTCTGGAGCCGGAACCGGTGGACCTGACCGCCTCCGCGCAGTCGGTGCTCCGCCAACTGGAAAACCAGGCCGAACGGGCCGGCGTGAAGCTGCGCCTGAAGGCCGACGAAGAAGTCTGGGCCCAGGCCGATGCGCGTGCCGTGCGCCAGATCTGGCAGAACCTGGTGTCCAACGCGATCAAATACTCGAACAGCGACAGTGCCGTGGTGCTGGACGCCGAGATCAGCGGCAATGCCGCCATCCTGTCGGTGACTGACAAGGGCGCGGGCATGAGCGAGGATGACGTACGCCTCGCGCTGGAACCCTTTTCCCAGGGCGGAAATGCCCGGGGTGTGAAGGGTACGGGGCTGGGCCTCGCCGTGGTCAAACGCTTTGCGGAGATGCACGGCGGCCAGATCGATATCCGCTCGGCGCCCGGCAAAGGCACCCGCGTTACTGTGACCCTGCCGTGCGCACAGGACGCGGACATCGACCCCATGGGCGATGCCGCGCAATAG
- a CDS encoding DUF1491 family protein, which translates to MMDRLPTRLWIEALIRRAEVAGASGFIVQHGDDSRGDVLVKVARLDGTAAAYIPSMGMDGDRIFMNLAGQGIGPDERAVDEYVARARKRDSDLWVVEIEDKEGRHFLTEHVEEGA; encoded by the coding sequence ATGATGGACCGCCTGCCCACACGCCTCTGGATCGAGGCCCTGATCCGCCGGGCCGAGGTGGCAGGGGCATCCGGCTTTATCGTCCAGCATGGGGATGACTCCCGCGGCGACGTGCTCGTGAAGGTCGCGCGGCTGGACGGAACGGCGGCGGCCTACATCCCGTCAATGGGAATGGATGGCGACCGTATTTTCATGAATCTCGCTGGGCAGGGCATCGGCCCGGACGAGCGGGCTGTGGATGAGTATGTCGCCCGCGCCCGCAAACGCGACAGTGATCTTTGGGTCGTTGAAATCGAAGACAAGGAAGGGCGCCATTTCCTGACCGAACACGTCGAGGAAGGGGCCTGA
- a CDS encoding peptide chain release factor 3, translating to MSHAAEAARRRTFAIISHPDAGKTTLTENLLLAGGAIRAAGEVAARGEARRTTSDWMKIERDRGISVSASVMTFEFENLVFNLLDTPGHEDFSEDTYRTLTAADCAVMVLDAAKGIEPQTLKLFEVCRLRDIPIVTFINKMDREAQDPIALLDEVQEKLQLDTAPLYWPAASGQRFSGMVDLATNELIQFERRPGEAPKIGAAPRIAADESTLQANLDESVYGELAEGREMATGLLPEFDKEAFLGGHMTPVVFGSALRHFGVLELLRTLHAYAPPPRDQKAEKKGEPIIVHAGDKSVAGFVFKIQANMDPNHRDRVAFLRLCSGEFKRGMRLKTAGGKQLNIHNPMMFLAQDREIAETAYAGDVIGVPNHGQLRVGDSLSETGDIKFAGIPNFAPELLRRARVKDPMKAKHLRKALESLAEEGVTQLFKPAIGSDMIVGAVGQLQFEVMTERVAAEYNLEVVFEPAPYNVARWLSCDDPKVLEAFLDKNKSTSGTDLDDAPVYLAKNAWDVGYAQEKNPDIRFTATKERSL from the coding sequence ATGTCCCACGCTGCAGAAGCCGCCCGCCGGCGGACCTTCGCCATCATTTCACACCCTGATGCGGGCAAGACCACGCTGACGGAGAACCTGCTTCTGGCGGGTGGCGCCATCCGTGCGGCCGGGGAAGTCGCGGCGCGCGGTGAAGCGCGGCGCACAACGTCCGACTGGATGAAGATCGAGCGCGACCGCGGCATCTCCGTCTCGGCCTCCGTCATGACGTTCGAGTTCGAGAACCTCGTCTTCAACCTGCTCGACACGCCGGGCCACGAAGACTTCTCCGAAGACACCTATCGCACGCTGACTGCGGCTGACTGCGCCGTCATGGTGCTGGACGCCGCAAAAGGCATCGAGCCGCAGACGCTGAAGCTGTTTGAAGTCTGCCGCCTGCGCGACATCCCGATCGTGACCTTCATCAACAAGATGGACCGCGAGGCGCAGGATCCGATCGCCCTTCTGGATGAAGTACAGGAAAAGCTGCAATTGGATACGGCGCCGCTTTACTGGCCCGCTGCCAGCGGCCAGCGCTTCTCCGGCATGGTCGATCTTGCGACCAATGAACTGATCCAGTTCGAACGCCGCCCCGGCGAAGCGCCGAAAATCGGGGCCGCGCCGCGTATTGCGGCAGACGAGTCGACGCTTCAGGCAAACCTCGACGAGAGCGTCTATGGCGAACTGGCCGAAGGCAGGGAGATGGCCACGGGACTGCTGCCGGAATTCGACAAGGAAGCCTTCCTTGGCGGGCACATGACGCCGGTCGTATTCGGTTCGGCCCTGCGCCATTTCGGTGTTCTGGAACTGCTCCGCACCCTGCATGCCTATGCACCGCCGCCGCGTGACCAGAAAGCCGAGAAAAAAGGCGAGCCGATCATCGTCCATGCTGGCGACAAGTCGGTGGCGGGTTTCGTCTTCAAGATTCAGGCGAACATGGATCCGAACCACCGCGACCGCGTGGCGTTCCTTCGTCTGTGCTCTGGCGAGTTCAAGCGCGGCATGCGTCTGAAGACGGCAGGCGGCAAGCAGCTGAACATCCACAATCCGATGATGTTCCTTGCGCAGGATCGCGAGATCGCCGAGACGGCCTATGCCGGTGACGTGATCGGCGTGCCGAACCATGGCCAGCTGCGCGTCGGCGACAGCCTGTCGGAGACTGGCGACATCAAGTTCGCGGGCATTCCCAACTTTGCGCCGGAATTGCTGCGCCGCGCCCGCGTCAAAGATCCAATGAAAGCAAAGCATTTGCGCAAGGCCCTCGAAAGCCTCGCGGAAGAGGGCGTTACCCAGCTGTTCAAGCCGGCCATCGGGTCCGACATGATCGTCGGCGCCGTCGGTCAGCTCCAGTTCGAAGTGATGACCGAGCGTGTGGCGGCGGAATATAATCTGGAAGTCGTGTTCGAACCCGCGCCCTATAATGTGGCGCGCTGGCTCTCATGTGACGATCCGAAAGTGCTGGAAGCGTTCCTGGACAAGAACAAGTCCACGTCCGGCACGGACCTCGATGATGCGCCGGTCTATCTCGCCAAGAATGCGTGGGATGTCGGCTACGCTCAGGAAAAGAATCCGGACATCCGCTTCACGGCCACGAAAGAGCGCTCGCTCTAG
- a CDS encoding PAN domain-containing protein — protein MRLVPLLAASSAIVLLAAPAFADTPSMKPDKPEPVKGQEAGVYRFGATYSVMPVETASACQTSCAGDAQCVAWSYVATFEGADARCELKRGGGKARPDPLATSGVSPTLAAKFIPEPKPELEGGPESE, from the coding sequence ATGCGCCTGGTACCCCTTCTTGCCGCCTCGAGCGCGATTGTCCTGCTGGCAGCCCCGGCTTTCGCGGACACCCCCAGCATGAAACCTGACAAGCCTGAACCGGTCAAAGGACAGGAGGCTGGCGTCTATCGCTTTGGCGCCACCTATTCCGTCATGCCCGTTGAGACGGCCTCGGCCTGCCAGACGAGCTGCGCAGGCGATGCGCAATGCGTCGCGTGGAGCTATGTCGCGACCTTCGAAGGCGCCGATGCCCGCTGCGAACTGAAGCGCGGCGGCGGCAAGGCCCGGCCGGACCCGCTCGCAACATCCGGCGTTTCGCCCACACTTGCGGCGAAGTTCATCCCGGAGCCGAAGCCTGAACTCGAAGGCGGCCCCGAAAGCGAGTAA
- a CDS encoding ATP-binding cassette domain-containing protein yields MARMAAPPLITLTDVRLSFGGKPLFTGVSFSLSKGERVALVGRNGAGKSTLMKIISERVEADSGDVWRQPGITFASVAQEPDLAGFDTVLAYTSEGLDGASYMAEAELMEFGVEADADPATLSGGQLRRAALAKAFAADPDVLLLDEPTNHLDVPMIEQLEARLKSFNGVVLVVSHDRRFLENISTNTLWLRQGKVLKSPDGYVKFDEWAEQIEVEEERQLRRMTTHLKDEQHWLARGVTGRRKRNQGRLAKLKDLRAEHAQMRSALQDRKATADLSVDAGDSMSKKVIEARHLTKAYDGPDGPLTLVNDLSIKILRGDRIGIIGPNGVGKTTLVKLLLGRIEPDSGSVKHSKTLQVTYQDQTRETLNPKDTIWEALAPNGGDSIMVQGRQRHVAAYAKDFLFAPDQLRQPVGALSGGERNRLALAIGLARPSNLLVMDEPTNDLDMQTLDLLEDMLLGYEGTLILVSHDRAFLDATVTSCLCPVGDGDWIITAGGWSDAQEQLKGFRRRRAEDTPKAEKPKTDNTQRPKPQTKLSFKDEHRQKELDALIPKLQAEIAKLEQDMADPDLYARDAEAFNKKSTRVGTAREELDMAEMEWLEIEEKRETLAR; encoded by the coding sequence ATCGCGCGCATGGCCGCGCCCCCGCTGATTACCCTCACCGATGTCCGCCTCTCCTTCGGAGGCAAGCCCCTTTTCACCGGGGTCAGCTTCTCGCTGTCCAAGGGCGAGCGCGTCGCGCTGGTGGGCCGGAATGGCGCGGGCAAGTCCACGCTGATGAAAATCATCTCCGAGCGGGTCGAGGCCGATAGCGGCGATGTCTGGCGCCAGCCGGGCATCACATTCGCCAGTGTCGCGCAGGAACCGGACCTTGCCGGTTTCGACACGGTGCTTGCCTATACCAGCGAAGGCCTCGATGGGGCGTCCTATATGGCCGAAGCCGAATTGATGGAGTTTGGTGTCGAGGCAGACGCAGACCCGGCCACGCTTTCCGGCGGCCAGCTGCGCCGGGCAGCCCTCGCCAAGGCCTTCGCGGCCGATCCGGACGTGCTGCTGCTGGACGAGCCGACCAACCATCTTGACGTGCCGATGATCGAACAGCTGGAGGCACGCCTCAAAAGCTTCAACGGCGTCGTGCTGGTCGTCAGCCACGACCGGCGCTTCCTGGAGAACATCTCCACCAACACGCTGTGGCTGCGCCAGGGCAAGGTGCTGAAGAGCCCCGATGGCTATGTGAAGTTCGACGAATGGGCCGAACAGATCGAGGTGGAAGAAGAACGCCAGCTGCGCCGGATGACGACGCACCTGAAGGACGAACAGCACTGGCTGGCCCGCGGCGTGACCGGGCGCCGCAAACGGAATCAGGGCCGTCTCGCAAAGCTGAAAGACCTGCGCGCAGAACACGCGCAGATGCGTTCCGCCCTGCAGGACCGGAAAGCCACGGCCGACCTCAGCGTCGATGCCGGGGACTCGATGAGCAAGAAAGTGATCGAGGCGCGTCACTTGACCAAGGCCTATGATGGCCCGGACGGCCCCCTTACCCTGGTCAATGATCTGTCGATCAAAATCCTGCGCGGCGACCGGATCGGCATTATCGGGCCGAACGGCGTCGGCAAGACGACCCTGGTGAAACTCCTCCTCGGACGAATCGAGCCGGACAGCGGCAGCGTGAAGCATTCGAAGACGCTGCAGGTCACCTATCAGGACCAGACGCGTGAGACGCTGAACCCGAAGGACACGATCTGGGAAGCCCTCGCCCCGAATGGGGGTGACTCGATCATGGTACAGGGCCGCCAGCGGCATGTCGCGGCTTATGCCAAGGACTTCCTGTTCGCGCCGGATCAGTTGCGCCAGCCGGTCGGCGCCCTCTCCGGCGGGGAACGCAACCGGCTTGCGCTCGCCATCGGGCTTGCCCGGCCCTCGAACCTGCTGGTGATGGACGAACCGACCAATGATCTCGACATGCAGACGCTGGACCTTCTGGAGGACATGCTGCTCGGCTATGAGGGCACGCTGATCCTCGTCAGCCACGACCGGGCCTTTCTCGATGCCACCGTCACGAGCTGCCTGTGTCCGGTTGGCGACGGCGACTGGATCATCACCGCCGGCGGGTGGAGCGATGCGCAGGAGCAGCTGAAAGGCTTCCGGCGCAGGCGGGCAGAGGATACTCCGAAGGCAGAAAAACCGAAGACAGACAATACACAACGCCCGAAACCTCAGACGAAACTCTCCTTCAAGGACGAGCATCGCCAGAAAGAACTGGACGCGCTGATCCCGAAGCTTCAGGCCGAAATCGCAAAGCTGGAACAGGACATGGCCGATCCTGATCTCTATGCCCGCGATGCGGAGGCGTTCAACAAAAAGTCCACCCGTGTCGGCACCGCGCGCGAAGAGCTAGACATGGCCGAAATGGAATGGCTGGAAATCGAGGAAAAGCGCGAAACGCTTGCCAGATAA
- a CDS encoding TauD/TfdA dioxygenase family protein, protein MAYSENETAFTQFEARRLSPAIGAELIGADLTTPTDTLVSEVRAALLRYQVVFFRDQDITRQQHIAFARKFGELEIHPATPKEQPDREVLRIAHGPNSRGIENSWHSDVTWREAPSLGSILRAIELPEVGGDTLFSNMVMAYEDLDDGLKERLCQMTAVHDIARVFAKRLNKDPTELHDKYPPMEHPVIRTHPETGQRLLYANTAFTDHIKGMDRKESDDLLKYLYSRAAIPEYQCRFRWAPGSLAFWDNRACQHYAASDYFPNVRIMERVTIAGDRPYFKAAA, encoded by the coding sequence ATGGCCTATTCGGAGAATGAGACCGCATTCACGCAATTTGAGGCTCGCCGCCTCTCGCCCGCCATCGGCGCGGAACTGATCGGGGCGGACCTGACTACCCCCACGGATACACTGGTTTCCGAAGTGCGTGCGGCGCTGCTGCGCTATCAGGTCGTCTTTTTCCGGGATCAGGACATCACCCGCCAGCAGCACATTGCCTTTGCCCGCAAGTTCGGGGAGCTGGAAATCCACCCGGCCACACCGAAGGAACAGCCGGACCGCGAAGTCCTCCGCATTGCGCACGGGCCCAATTCGCGCGGCATCGAGAATTCCTGGCACTCGGACGTCACCTGGCGGGAGGCCCCGTCGCTTGGCTCCATCCTGCGGGCCATTGAGTTGCCGGAGGTGGGCGGCGATACGCTCTTCTCCAACATGGTAATGGCCTATGAGGACCTGGATGATGGCCTGAAAGAGCGGCTGTGCCAGATGACGGCCGTGCACGACATCGCCCGTGTGTTCGCCAAGCGCCTGAACAAAGACCCGACCGAACTTCACGACAAATACCCGCCGATGGAGCATCCCGTCATCCGGACCCATCCCGAGACGGGGCAGCGGCTGCTCTACGCCAACACCGCGTTCACGGATCACATCAAGGGCATGGACCGCAAGGAGAGCGACGATCTGTTGAAATATCTCTATTCCCGCGCGGCCATTCCGGAATACCAGTGCCGTTTCCGCTGGGCACCGGGCTCGCTCGCCTTCTGGGACAATCGCGCCTGCCAGCACTATGCGGCCAGCGACTATTTCCCGAACGTCCGCATCATGGAACGTGTCACCATCGCGGGCGACCGGCCGTATTTCAAAGCGGCCGCCTAA
- a CDS encoding pseudouridine synthase: MKEDRQLAKYLAHLGYGSRREMEAAIRRGRVTGQGEDLRFDGEPLDPPPGMVILMNKPAGFTCSRADQGRLVYELLPPRFLLRDPPLSSVGRLDADTTGLLLFTDDGKLLHRLISPKSDLPKTYEATLARPLEGHEADLFASGTLMLRGEDKPLLPAQLEVTGERTARLTITEGRYHQVRRMFAAAGNHVEALHRAAFGPLTLGDLPEGEWRLLTAEEVASLG, from the coding sequence ATACCTTGCCCATCTCGGCTATGGCAGCCGCAGGGAGATGGAGGCCGCCATCCGCCGCGGCCGCGTGACCGGCCAAGGCGAAGACCTGCGCTTCGATGGCGAGCCGCTGGACCCGCCGCCCGGCATGGTCATCCTGATGAACAAGCCTGCCGGCTTCACCTGTTCCCGCGCCGATCAGGGCCGGCTGGTCTATGAATTGTTACCACCGCGCTTCCTGCTCCGGGACCCGCCCCTCTCCAGCGTCGGACGCCTCGACGCGGACACGACCGGACTCCTTCTGTTTACGGATGATGGGAAGCTGTTGCACCGGCTGATCTCACCGAAGTCAGACCTGCCGAAGACGTATGAAGCCACCCTCGCCCGCCCGCTGGAAGGGCACGAGGCCGATCTGTTTGCCAGTGGCACGCTGATGCTGCGCGGCGAAGACAAGCCGCTGCTGCCGGCGCAGCTCGAAGTGACCGGCGAACGCACGGCCCGCCTCACAATCACCGAAGGCCGCTACCACCAGGTGCGCCGCATGTTCGCCGCTGCCGGCAATCATGTCGAAGCGCTCCACCGCGCCGCCTTCGGCCCGCTAACGCTTGGTGACCTGCCCGAGGGCGAATGGCGCCTTCTGACGGCAGAAGAAGTTGCCTCCCTCGGTTAG